One window from the genome of Bacillota bacterium encodes:
- a CDS encoding ribonuclease J: MSRKKKKLKVIPLGGVQEIGKNITVFEYDEDILIVDCGLTFPEDEMLGIDLVIPDVSYIIKNKDRVKGIVLTHGHEDHIGAIPYVLKEINVPIYGTRLTLGLLENKLEEHGMRKQATLINVRQGQVIELGSFKIEFIRSTHSIADSVALAITTPVGIIVHTSDFKIDHTPIEGEPMDLARLAEIGNKGVLLLMCDSTNIEREGYTMSERTVGIAFEEIFMKAKGRILVATFASNVHRIQQVINASVKSNRRVAVCGRSMSNVVEVAMKLGYLTVPEGTIIDIDYIDRYPLDSITIITTGTQGEPMSALSRMASSEHKKVEIVPGDLVIISASPIPGNEKFVFRVINELFKKGANVIYEALADIHVSGHACREEIKLIHRLVKPQYFMPVHGEYRHLKQHANLAYELGMPTENIFIMDIGKVLEISPDGAKVNSSVPSGRVFVDGLGVGDVGNIVLRDRKHLSQDGLIVIVITTEKETGALIAGPDIISRGFVYVRESEDLMEQAREVTRNALMKCEEKKKSDWSVIKSIIKDDLSSFLYEKTKRNPMILPIIMEI; the protein is encoded by the coding sequence GTGTCAAGGAAAAAAAAGAAGTTGAAGGTTATACCATTAGGGGGAGTACAGGAAATTGGCAAGAATATTACAGTATTTGAGTATGATGAAGATATTTTAATTGTAGACTGTGGTTTGACATTTCCGGAAGATGAAATGCTGGGAATAGATCTGGTAATTCCTGATGTATCATATATTATTAAAAATAAAGATAGGGTGAAAGGGATAGTATTAACTCATGGGCATGAAGACCATATAGGGGCTATTCCTTATGTCCTGAAGGAAATAAATGTTCCCATCTATGGAACAAGATTAACTTTAGGACTGCTGGAAAACAAATTGGAAGAACATGGTATGCGTAAGCAGGCTACGCTTATTAATGTTAGACAGGGGCAGGTTATAGAGCTTGGCAGTTTTAAAATAGAATTTATCCGTTCTACCCATAGTATTGCCGATTCTGTTGCACTGGCAATAACAACTCCTGTAGGAATTATTGTCCATACTTCTGATTTTAAAATTGATCATACTCCTATTGAGGGAGAACCTATGGATCTTGCCCGCCTGGCTGAAATAGGTAATAAAGGCGTATTATTACTTATGTGTGATAGTACCAATATCGAAAGAGAAGGTTATACCATGTCTGAAAGGACTGTTGGTATTGCCTTTGAGGAAATATTCATGAAGGCAAAAGGTAGAATTCTTGTAGCAACCTTTGCGTCAAATGTCCACAGAATCCAGCAGGTAATAAATGCATCGGTAAAGTCAAATAGGAGAGTTGCGGTATGCGGCAGGAGTATGTCCAATGTAGTTGAAGTTGCGATGAAACTTGGGTATTTAACGGTACCTGAAGGTACTATTATTGACATTGATTATATTGATAGATATCCGTTGGATAGTATAACGATAATTACTACAGGGACCCAGGGAGAACCTATGTCTGCATTATCAAGAATGGCTTCATCCGAACATAAAAAAGTAGAAATTGTACCCGGCGACCTTGTGATAATATCTGCTTCCCCAATACCTGGTAATGAGAAGTTTGTTTTTAGGGTAATAAACGAGTTGTTTAAAAAAGGTGCTAACGTCATATATGAAGCCCTGGCGGACATCCATGTGTCAGGGCATGCCTGCCGGGAAGAAATAAAACTGATACACAGACTTGTAAAGCCTCAATATTTTATGCCTGTGCATGGAGAATACAGGCACTTAAAGCAGCATGCAAACCTGGCTTATGAACTGGGCATGCCCACGGAGAATATATTTATAATGGATATTGGAAAAGTACTGGAAATCTCTCCTGATGGGGCTAAAGTTAATAGCAGTGTCCCTTCAGGAAGAGTATTTGTTGACGGGTTAGGAGTAGGGGATGTGGGGAATATAGTACTCCGGGATAGAAAACACTTGTCCCAGGATGGATTGATTGTAATTGTAATAACCACTGAAAAAGAAACAGGTGCTTTAATTGCGGGCCCTGATATTATCTCAAGGGGATTTGTTTATGTAAGGGAGTCGGAAGATTTAATGGAACAAGCTAGGGAAGTGACTAGAAACGCTCTTATGAAATGTGAGGAAAAGAAAAAGTCTGACTGGTCAGTTATTAAAAGTATTATCAAGGACGATTTGAGCAGCTTTTTATATGAAAAGACAAAGAGAAACCCTATGATTTTACCTATAATAATGGAGATTTGA